The proteins below come from a single Danio aesculapii chromosome 23, fDanAes4.1, whole genome shotgun sequence genomic window:
- the trappc1 gene encoding trafficking protein particle complex subunit 1: MTVHNLYIFDRNGTCLHYSEWNRKKQAGISKEEEFKLMYGMLFSIRSFVSKMSPLDMKDGFLSFQTSRYKLHYYETPTGIRLVMNTDLSVPNCRETLQQIYSTLYVDLIVKNPLCVLGESLQSELFNSKLDSFIRALPFFSVRAA, from the exons ATGACTGTtcataatttgtatatatttgatcGTAATGGCACCTGCCTTCACTATAGCGAGTGGAACCGCAAGAAACAGGCCGGAATCTCCAAAGAAGAG GAGTTTAAGCTGATGTACGGGATGCTGTTCTCCATCCGCTCTTTCGTCAGTAAGATGAGTCCCCTGGACAT GAAAGACGGATTCCTGTCGTTCCAGACCAGCCGCTATAAACTGCATTATTATGAAACTCCCACAGGAATCAGGCTGGTGATGAACACAGACCTCAGTGTGCCGAACTGCAGAGAAACCCTGCAGCAGATCTACAGCACT TTGTATGTGGATTTGATCGTGAAGAACCCGCTGTGTGTTCTGGGTGAGTCTCTGCAGAGCGAACTCTTCAACTCCAAGCTGGACTCCTTCATCCGAGCACTACCGTTCTTCAGTGTGCGCGCTGCATGA